The sequence below is a genomic window from Pongo abelii isolate AG06213 chromosome 15, NHGRI_mPonAbe1-v2.0_pri, whole genome shotgun sequence.
CATGAAAAATCAGTCCCAATGGAGCTTTTATATTTACACAATATACCAGCTGGTGACATGACTGATATGTtgctcccatttaaaaaaaataaaatacttttggtTCTTGCACACCTAGTTCTCACTCTTTTCTCATTTCAGACAACTAGTTTAAGAATGTATTTTCaactttagtttttttctatccgttttatttattttttattcagttaTTAATGGAATGGACAAAAGATCCTTTGATTATACCTTTAAATACAATCATATACTATGATTTCATAATAGTCTCATATTTaccaaaaagaaattatgatACAAAATTGGTTGGTCCATTCTTTTGGGGGCTATAATCTTTAAATATCACTTATGGGTAAAACTatagtgtttattttaaaaggaaaaaatatttatatatatatatacataaatagcaTTATAATCATATACTATAGGGACTTTAGATTACTAAACCTCAGCTAATGGGACCAAAGGAAGATCCAAGTCCAAATTCAAATGTCAATGGAAATTCCATTATATACCGGGGGTTGCCTtataacaaagcctccaaaatgATTGATCGGAATTATCTCTAACTTCCTCTTCTTCTATTTTGCAATGGAAGTAAGCTTGTTTGTTTGCACCTATTCTTCACTATAGCTCACCTACTTTGGGAGGAAATCAAGGCCGTGCTGAATGGCCATGGTACCTACCTCCCGCAGCAGCTgagaatacatatacatatatttgtatgtatgtatgtatgtatgtatgtacgtataaTTTCTTCAGCTCAGCATTCAGAGAGAACACTGCTATAGAGACTGAGATTAGGAATGACTTGGGCCACATAGAAATTGTAGGAATGGGGAGGAAAAGACCAGCACCACCAGACCCACTGGTTTTCCTTTAATAGGTATCATGGGGTATTAACCCCATGAAAATTAACCCAAAATTAACCCACTGAAAATATACATACCACATACATGGTTCAAAAGTAATTATTTCCAAAAGAAACCTCTCACAATtacaaatatttaagtattttttttctttcaatcccCCCTTTCTCCTCTCTAGGAGCATATGGCAAATATACTGTTTTTATATGTGTGTTCTCTATGCCACTTTTAGTTGagctccttcttctttttctggcCTTGTGTATGTTTCTATGTTTCTGTGGCTAACAAATGAGTCCCACTCTCTACAGCTTAAGGGTGAAACtctgtgaattttccaaatctttctgcCTCCTCTTTCCTAGCTtgtcaatttcatttcttttttagcaCTCTCTCCACCTGCCTAGAAATTAACCCTCAGATTACAGATGATCATTCTAACCTCCCAGATTGAGGGATCATTCTTGGTATCCACAAATAATATACCAATAATTTCTGGGATATGAAGACTGAGAGCACTACATGGCTAGAAGCTGGAACATCAGAAACGACTCTAACATATGGTCTAACCTTAACACCAACGTCTAACAACATGACCTGGGTTCAAGGACTTTTTGTAATATTCGGGAATTTTCCAGCTGGGCTCCATCCATGCCAAATAGAGCCAAGGTAATACCCTGTATCTTAACGTAGACAGTAGCTTCCCTAATGTAGTAATTATTCAGGTAAGTCTTTTCTTCTGGTCTCAAAGCGTGCATCAGATGTATCAGTTCCTTCTCAATGCAGAATGAACACATGCTGAATCAGGGTTTCTTCCTCTCCATCTTGGGATCTTTTCACATAGGGCTTTTTACTAAGAAGAGACGTGATACGGCTACTTACTCAGCCCAATGCCATTTGAGTAGTGAAAGAAGTATGGAGCTGTTAGAGATTCATGTTCTTCCGATAGATAAACTCCTGTCTTTCAGTAAGCCAATAGGGCTCTGTTGAAATATGGATTCAgttcttaatttcctttcctttatataactttttaaaacaataagcTCTCTTATAATCATACCTTTAACCAGCTAATCtagttttctttcatctcttgCTGAAATTCTTCTCCAGCCAATGCCGGACTTCGTGAAGGTTGTAGGAGAAGGGGCCCTTTCCTCCCAGATAAGCAATTTTCTGTCTCTGCACAATGCACACACGTTCAAAGGCTACCCCGTAAGCTATGTTGGCGTTATTGTCCATGCGGTCAGCCACAACTCGGCACTGGGGCGGCAAGGAGAAACGCTCCAGAAGCTGCTGGGCTGCTGCACATCGATCTTCCTGGTTCTGGTGCTTCTTCACCTCAAAAGACAAAGAGGAGTCCCCAGGTATCGCCCAGCCATCTGATGGATGAGCCTCATCAATGTAGACCAGCAGGAAGTCAGCCACTGAGGAGAACTCTTCCACCAGTTTGCGGAAGGCTGGCAGCTGGCTCGTGAAAGGAGGTCAAGTGGCTGAGCCAAAATTGACCACTAGTGGGCGCTCAGGGCTGGCAAAGTCAAGAAGGTGGCAGGTGGCTCCCTCAGCTATCTTCTCCTGGGTACCATTGCCACTGTTGTCACCTCCTTCTGCACTGGAGACATGCACCACACTGGAATTGGGGGCATCCTCACCCAATTTCACCTgacggtaaaaaaaaaaaaagaagaagaagaagaaggcgaGAATATCACATTAAACACACTGCCACTTGAATTCACATTAAATAGTTACAATTAGCTCTAATAGAGTGTGGTATTTCCTTCAGAGCATGtggtaaacatttattgatttgagtaaaGAGGCATCATGGCAGGTAATGTAAAGAATGGCCCAAAAGATGATAAAAGTCTTTTTCATTCTGTATAGTCACTGAAgataattattttcatcattgAAGGCACTGGAattaactctttttaaaattaagccaAGGCTGGTATTCTTTACTATCTTTATTTTGCTGTCAATTCTTAACATGCATTCTATAACAAATGATTAGTtgacttcattttaaaagttagaagCAAATGGTCTACTTTAAGACAAACTATCAGGGTCTTGGGACATGGTGCCTCTTTCTGAATTCTGAAACACCAGGCAGGACCTTCACTTTCTTGCATGATACTAAGTCATTTAATCTCAACCAATGGCCAGTAATACCAGTGGGCTCTATTCTTGGCCAGATCTAGAAAACCTGAGGTCTACCATTTATAAGAAGGGTTACTTCCCCTTAACCTCTTTAGTGATTCAGCTTTCCCACCTGTAAAACGGAAATAATAATGCCTGTCTTCCACATATGGCAACTGGAGGACAACATGAGAAAAAGAGCTCTCTGTGCACTGTAGCTGTATAGGTGTGTGTTGTCCTTATCAGATGCTACCCCACCATGTGAAACAGAACATCATCATTCTTGGGCAattctgtgtttgtttttgcttttttaaataccCTGAGCAAAGCTTTGCACTCTCCTCAATATGGCATCCTCCCTGGGGGCTTCTACTGCCACTGCTTTCAAGGTGGTTCTTACCACTCCAACCTTacaatttccattaaaaaaaaattaaaacaggcaaaaagaaacaaaaatggttACTCCAGAGTTCTACTTTAAGTCAATTTCTCATTTTCCATGTGTGCTTGTTTCCCTCTTTTTATCTAGGAAGTCACATTAAAAAGTACTTTTCTACCCCACAATTTGTTAACAAGCTCCtctgaattataaaatattgggGCAGAAGAGGTAGAGATAAAAATTGTTTCATGTGCTCCCTTTGCACGTGGTTTAAATAGTTgaaaacagaatgaaggaaagtTTGCAGcctttgaatctgtaaattgatCATAAAAAGCAGGCAACAATAAAAGAGCCAATTACTTCAGTTTGAATTAATACAATTGGATCTTCCTTAGAGTGGTTTAATCAAAGCCAATAACATTAGGGACAACTTAGGGAcagtacaattgatttttatatactatCCTCAATATTACAATATACTTCCAACTGGGTCGACTTATTTCCCTCATATACATATAGCCACACATAATGCTACTGTTAATTGAAGTCACTTAGAAGTGAATTGTTAAAGATGTAACAATCTAAACTGATATAACACACTCAAGGGCTTTTATTCAGAAGCTTCTATCTAATGTTAATGCATAACTCATTTTAACTGTAAAGAAAGAATTAAagttctttctctcccttctgaaAAATCCTAGCAGGGAAGGTTTGAAATAAGCATTATTAGTGTTCTAAGAGAAATCTTACTGTAATAATCTTCCTTCTCAGAAAAGAAGCTGCTGGTGTGATTTAAGTAAGTACATTTGTTTTTTAGTCACCACcacagagaaaattattttacttatactAACTTTCTTGATTAATTTGCAAATGACACTAGATGGAGAAATCTAATAAGCACATTTAGCTGGATTCTTTCATATGAACTACCCTAGTCTTTAAGGCATGAAAATATACATCAAATTTAAAGATATACATGTTGAAGGTATTATTAACCTTTTAATCCATGAGTTctttttgtacttctttttttataGATCTAGGTAGTGGGTAGCAGTCTCTTCTCTTTAGACCTTTCCCATTTGAAATAATAGTAATGATTCTAGAAGGGATGTTTTAACAATATCATGTGTACTGTGTACCTCAACATACTGTGATAAGAAGACCTAAATGCATTCAGATTAGTCTGTTGTAGTGACTTCCTGTTAAGTAAGCAACGTGTACACTTGTAGGTTCTTGATAGGTAAAAACATTCATCTGCATTTTGGAATCATTTTTGAAACCTATGAACAATTATGTGGGCTTGACAAATGTGCCCCTAACCCCCGATTCATCCAAGCAGACCTGTTGATCCTTTCATTATGTCTGATTATTCAACTGAATAATCTAATCTGACGCTTTAGTCATAGGGGACTCTCTTATTACCTGCAGTAAATTTTCTTGGAA
It includes:
- the DIO2 gene encoding type II iodothyronine deiodinase isoform X2, whose product is MGILSVDLLITLQILPVFFSNCLFLALYDSVILLKHVVLLLSRSKSTRGEWRRMLTSEGLRCVWKSFLLDAYKQVKLGEDAPNSSVVHVSSAEGGDNSGNGTQEKIAEGATCHLLDFASPERPLVVNFGSATUPPFTSQLPAFRKLVEEFSSVADFLLVYIDEAHPSDGWAIPGDSSLSFEVKKHQNQEDRCAAAQQLLERFSLPPQCRVVADRMDNNANIAYGVAFERVCIVQRQKIAYLGGKGPFSYNLHEVRHWLEKNFSKRUKKTRLAG
- the DIO2 gene encoding type II iodothyronine deiodinase isoform X4: MWRSPVRNLPCLNVKLGEDAPNSSVVHVSSAEGGDNSGNGTQEKIAEGATCHLLDFASPERPLVVNFGSATUPPFTSQLPAFRKLVEEFSSVADFLLVYIDEAHPSDGWAIPGDSSLSFEVKKHQNQEDRCAAAQQLLERFSLPPQCRVVADRMDNNANIAYGVAFERVCIVQRQKIAYLGGKGPFSYNLHEVRHWLEKNFSKRUKKTRLAG
- the DIO2 gene encoding type II iodothyronine deiodinase isoform X1; protein product: MGILSVDLLITLQILPVFFSNCLFLALYDSVILLKHVVLLLSRSKSTRGEWRRMLTSEGLRCVWKSFLLDAYKQLNCPPSGFSKDGHILULVYEAYKSRLLVYSHLDLWMVKLGEDAPNSSVVHVSSAEGGDNSGNGTQEKIAEGATCHLLDFASPERPLVVNFGSATUPPFTSQLPAFRKLVEEFSSVADFLLVYIDEAHPSDGWAIPGDSSLSFEVKKHQNQEDRCAAAQQLLERFSLPPQCRVVADRMDNNANIAYGVAFERVCIVQRQKIAYLGGKGPFSYNLHEVRHWLEKNFSKRUKKTRLAG
- the DIO2 gene encoding type II iodothyronine deiodinase isoform X3 — its product is MGILSVDLLITLQILPVFFSNCLFLALYDSVILLKHVVLLLSRSKSTRGEWRRMLTSEGLRCVWKSFLLDAYKQVKLGEDAPNSSVVHVSSAEGGDNSGNGTQEKIAEGATCHLLDFASPERPLVVNFGSATUPPFTSQLPAFRKLVEEFSSVADFLLVYIDEAHPSDGWAIPGDSSLSFEVKKHQNQEDRCAAAQQLLERFSLPPQCRVVADRMDNNANIAYGVAFERVCIVQRQKIAYLGGKGPFSYNLHEVRHWLEKNFSKR